In Blautia wexlerae DSM 19850, a single window of DNA contains:
- a CDS encoding LysR family transcriptional regulator → MLDHRTETFMAVCSVMNYREAAELLHITQPAVTQHIQFLEKEYGCRLFLYENRKLIKTPAAQMLEDYLRSVQQRENFLREKIKNNGLRELRIGATKTIGDYVITDRIHDFLNQPDTALTLIVDNTKHLLHLLEQNTLDYAIIEGFFDKNRFGSQLYRREPFVGICPKDHPFAGREVSVEEILKETLIHRENGSGTLAILEEKLLEHNESLERFHRHICISSFKMIIDLIKSGYGISFVYEVLAKSDPELGIFTLKGEPIVREFNVIYLKHADVREKMEWFL, encoded by the coding sequence ATGTTAGATCACAGAACAGAAACCTTTATGGCTGTATGCAGTGTTATGAATTACAGGGAGGCGGCAGAGCTGTTACATATTACCCAGCCGGCAGTCACCCAGCATATCCAGTTTCTGGAGAAAGAATACGGCTGCCGCCTTTTTCTTTATGAAAACAGAAAACTGATCAAGACCCCTGCAGCACAGATGCTGGAGGATTACTTGCGTTCCGTTCAGCAGCGTGAAAATTTTCTCAGGGAAAAGATAAAAAACAATGGTCTCCGGGAACTGCGCATCGGTGCAACCAAGACCATTGGTGACTATGTGATCACAGACAGGATTCACGATTTCTTAAATCAGCCGGATACAGCACTGACTCTGATCGTGGATAACACAAAGCATCTTTTGCATTTATTGGAACAGAATACTCTGGACTATGCCATCATAGAAGGATTCTTTGACAAAAACAGATTTGGAAGCCAGTTATATCGCCGGGAACCTTTTGTGGGAATCTGTCCGAAGGATCATCCCTTTGCAGGCCGTGAAGTATCTGTAGAGGAGATTCTGAAAGAAACTCTGATCCATCGCGAAAACGGCTCTGGAACTCTGGCTATCCTGGAGGAAAAGCTTCTGGAGCATAATGAATCTTTGGAGCGTTTTCACCGGCATATATGTATTTCCAGCTTTAAGATGATCATCGACCTGATCAAGTCCGGGTATGGAATTTCATTTGTATATGAAGTACTTGCCAAAAGTGACCCGGAGCTTGGGATTTTTACATTAAAGGGTGAGCCCATAGTCAGAGAATTTAATGTTATTTATCTGAAGCATGCGGATGTGCGGGAGAAGATGGAATGGTTTTTATGA
- a CDS encoding 4Fe-4S dicluster domain-containing protein, translating to MNEEKITTSASKKLSPEEIKRVKGLGCLQDKRYDDIFNIRVITGNGHITTDEHRAIADAADKFGNGQITMTTRLSMEIQGVPYDNIEKTIAFLGEHGLMTGGTGAKVRPVVSCKGTTCQYGLIDTFALSKKIHERFYVGYHDVVLPHKFKIAVGGCPNNCVKPNLNDMGIIGQRIPKPDVEKCRGCKKCQIEKSCPVHVPKLVDGKLYIDPEECIHCGRCKGKCPFGAVPEYQNGYKIYIGGRWGKRISHGQALTRIFTEEEEVMAVIEKAILLFKNEGIAGERFADTVKRLGFEYVNEKLIG from the coding sequence ATGAATGAGGAAAAAATAACAACATCCGCCAGCAAAAAACTGAGTCCCGAGGAAATCAAACGGGTAAAAGGTCTTGGATGTCTTCAGGACAAACGATATGATGACATCTTTAATATTCGGGTCATCACAGGAAATGGACATATTACCACAGATGAACACCGTGCCATTGCAGATGCAGCAGACAAGTTCGGAAATGGTCAGATCACTATGACAACCCGCCTGAGTATGGAAATCCAGGGAGTTCCTTATGATAATATTGAGAAAACAATCGCCTTCCTTGGAGAGCATGGCCTGATGACAGGCGGAACCGGAGCTAAAGTGCGTCCTGTTGTCTCATGCAAGGGAACAACCTGCCAGTATGGTCTGATTGATACCTTTGCACTCAGCAAGAAGATCCATGAGCGTTTTTATGTAGGCTATCACGATGTGGTACTCCCGCACAAATTCAAGATTGCAGTTGGCGGATGTCCAAATAACTGTGTAAAGCCTAATCTGAATGATATGGGAATTATCGGCCAGAGAATCCCCAAACCGGATGTTGAGAAATGCCGGGGATGTAAGAAATGTCAGATTGAAAAAAGCTGTCCTGTACACGTTCCGAAATTAGTTGACGGTAAACTTTACATTGATCCTGAAGAATGTATCCATTGCGGACGCTGCAAGGGAAAATGTCCTTTCGGCGCAGTACCGGAATATCAGAATGGTTATAAAATCTATATCGGAGGCCGCTGGGGTAAGCGAATCTCACACGGTCAGGCTCTTACCAGGATTTTCACAGAGGAAGAAGAAGTAATGGCAGTCATAGAAAAAGCAATCCTTCTCTTCAAAAATGAAGGAATCGCAGGAGAACGATTTGCAGATACTGTGAAACGTCTCGGATTTGAGTATGTGAATGAGAAATTGATTGGCTGA
- a CDS encoding carbon starvation protein A translates to MSGIVMMIIAIVVLGGAYLLYGRYLQNKWGIDPKAKTPAYEMEDGVDYVPADTNVVFGHQFASIAGAGPINGPIQAAIFGWLPVMLWILIGGVFFGAVQDFASMYASVKNKGRTIGYIIEAYIGKLGKKLFLLFCWLFCILVVAAFADVVAGTFNGFVTDNAGTVTRVAANGAVATTSMLFIIEAVGLGFFLKYSKFNKWINTAVAILLLVLAIALGLKFPVYVSLGTWHIIIFAYILVASVAPVWALLQPRDYLNSYLLIFMIVGAVIGVFAANPSCNLKAFTSFNVDGQYMFPILFVTIACGAVSGFHSLVSSGTASKQIKNEKNMLPVSFGAMLMESMLAIIALIAVASFADGEAAAQGLTTQPQIFAGAIANFLSVIGLPHSLVFTLINLAVSAFALTSLDSVARVGRLSFQEFFLDSDTDEENMSPFLKVVTNKYFATIITLVLAYLLTKVGYAEIWPLFGSANQLLSVLALVACAVFLKKTKRQGCMLWIPMVFMMAVTFTALGMTISKLTKALFTTGLDLGNTLQLIFAVLLLILGVLVAIQGVKKLFEKNDEKQTA, encoded by the coding sequence ATGAGTGGAATAGTAATGATGATAATAGCCATTGTAGTGCTGGGTGGAGCATATCTTCTGTATGGCCGTTATCTTCAGAACAAATGGGGCATTGACCCAAAAGCAAAAACACCGGCATATGAGATGGAGGATGGAGTGGATTATGTACCGGCTGATACCAATGTGGTATTTGGGCATCAGTTTGCATCCATAGCAGGCGCAGGTCCTATTAACGGACCGATCCAGGCAGCAATTTTCGGCTGGCTTCCGGTTATGCTCTGGATCCTGATCGGCGGTGTATTTTTCGGAGCAGTTCAGGATTTTGCATCTATGTATGCCTCTGTAAAGAACAAAGGCCGTACAATCGGATATATCATTGAAGCCTATATCGGAAAACTGGGAAAGAAATTATTTCTTTTATTCTGCTGGCTGTTCTGTATTCTGGTTGTTGCAGCATTTGCAGATGTTGTGGCAGGAACTTTTAACGGATTTGTGACAGATAATGCAGGAACCGTTACCAGGGTAGCAGCAAACGGAGCAGTTGCAACAACTTCCATGTTATTTATCATCGAGGCAGTGGGACTGGGATTTTTCCTTAAATATTCCAAGTTTAATAAATGGATCAATACTGCAGTGGCTATTTTATTATTAGTGCTCGCAATTGCGCTGGGACTTAAATTCCCGGTATATGTAAGTCTTGGAACCTGGCATATTATTATCTTTGCATATATTCTGGTAGCCAGTGTTGCCCCTGTATGGGCATTGCTCCAGCCACGTGATTATCTGAACAGTTATCTGCTGATCTTTATGATCGTTGGCGCGGTTATCGGTGTATTTGCAGCCAACCCATCCTGTAATCTTAAGGCATTTACAAGCTTTAATGTGGACGGACAGTATATGTTCCCTATTCTTTTCGTGACAATTGCCTGCGGTGCAGTTTCAGGCTTTCATTCACTGGTATCCTCCGGCACTGCGTCAAAACAGATCAAAAATGAAAAGAACATGCTTCCGGTTTCCTTTGGTGCAATGCTTATGGAAAGTATGCTGGCAATTATTGCACTGATCGCTGTTGCATCCTTTGCAGATGGTGAGGCAGCAGCACAGGGACTTACCACTCAGCCGCAGATATTTGCAGGTGCTATTGCAAACTTCCTTTCTGTAATCGGTTTGCCACATTCACTTGTATTTACACTGATCAATCTGGCTGTATCAGCCTTTGCGCTGACTTCTCTTGACTCAGTAGCCAGAGTAGGACGTCTGTCATTCCAGGAATTTTTCCTTGATTCTGATACAGACGAGGAAAATATGAGCCCGTTCTTAAAAGTAGTAACCAATAAATATTTTGCGACGATCATTACACTGGTACTTGCCTATCTGCTTACAAAGGTAGGATATGCAGAAATCTGGCCGCTGTTTGGTTCTGCCAATCAGCTGTTATCTGTACTTGCCCTTGTAGCCTGCGCAGTATTTCTTAAGAAAACAAAACGCCAGGGCTGCATGCTCTGGATTCCTATGGTATTTATGATGGCAGTTACCTTTACTGCACTGGGTATGACCATCAGCAAGCTTACAAAAGCATTATTTACCACAGGCTTGGACCTTGGAAATACCTTACAGCTTATCTTCGCAGTGTTACTGCTGATCCTTGGTGTGCTGGTAGCAATCCAGGGAGTGAAGAAGCTTTTTGAAAAAAATGATGAAAAACAGACTGCATAA
- a CDS encoding RNA polymerase sigma factor yields the protein MTDEAELLQRLRNREKNSIDEAIQIYTPYLSTVLYHMAGNSLPKEDIELSDGKNFIEENFHNNYVWETVMSLGEPDSEIFVRRYKFDEKIKDISKAMGLNISTVKTRLSRGKRKLRKMLSNAEERL from the coding sequence ATGACAGATGAAGCAGAGCTTTTGCAGCGTCTCAGGAACAGAGAAAAAAATTCAATAGATGAAGCAATCCAAATTTATACACCGTATTTGAGCACTGTTTTGTATCATATGGCCGGCAATTCACTGCCGAAAGAGGATATTGAACTGTCAGATGGCAAAAATTTCATTGAAGAGAATTTTCACAACAATTATGTATGGGAAACAGTTATGAGCCTTGGCGAACCTGACAGCGAGATTTTTGTAAGACGGTATAAATTTGATGAAAAAATCAAGGACATTTCAAAAGCAATGGGACTTAATATTTCTACAGTTAAGACCAGACTTTCAAGAGGAAAAAGAAAACTCAGAAAAATGTTATCGAATGCGGAGGAAAGATTATGA
- a CDS encoding RNA-guided endonuclease InsQ/TnpB family protein, which translates to MVKAIKVMLIPNNVQKTKMFQYAGASRFAYNWALAREIENYEKGGGFISDAGLRKEFTKLRHSDEYAWLLNISNNVTKQAIKDACTAYKNFFRGLQKFPRFKSKKRSMPKFYQDNVKIRFSNTHVKFEGFSSSRKANKQKMNWVRLAEHGRIPTNAKYMNPRISFDGLNWWISVCVEFPDCRETLNDDGVGIDLGIKDLAVCSDGAKYKNINKSQKVKKSEKQKRRLQRSISRSYEKNKKGESYCKTNNVIKKEKLLLKRNHRLTNIRKNYLNQTISEIVDRKPRFICIEDLNVSGMMKNRHLSKAVQAQGFFGFRKQLEYKCSDKGIQLIVADRFYPSSKLCSCCGNIKKDLKLSDRVYRCACGNMIDRDFQASINLKTYGEKFAS; encoded by the coding sequence ATGGTAAAAGCCATAAAAGTAATGCTGATACCAAACAATGTACAGAAAACTAAGATGTTTCAGTACGCAGGTGCTTCAAGATTTGCTTATAACTGGGCTTTGGCCAGGGAAATAGAGAACTATGAAAAAGGCGGCGGATTCATTTCAGATGCAGGACTCAGAAAAGAATTTACGAAGCTTAGACATTCTGATGAATATGCATGGTTACTGAATATCTCAAATAATGTAACCAAACAGGCAATCAAAGATGCCTGTACTGCTTATAAGAACTTTTTTAGGGGTTTGCAGAAATTCCCAAGATTCAAGTCAAAAAAGAGATCAATGCCGAAGTTCTATCAGGACAACGTTAAGATACGCTTCAGCAATACACACGTTAAATTTGAAGGCTTTTCTTCCAGCAGGAAAGCAAATAAACAAAAAATGAATTGGGTAAGACTTGCAGAACATGGACGTATTCCGACAAATGCTAAATATATGAACCCGAGAATATCCTTTGACGGATTGAACTGGTGGATCAGCGTATGTGTAGAATTTCCTGACTGCAGGGAAACACTTAATGATGACGGAGTCGGCATAGACCTGGGGATCAAAGATCTGGCTGTCTGCTCTGATGGGGCTAAGTATAAGAACATCAATAAGAGTCAGAAAGTAAAGAAATCAGAAAAACAGAAACGCAGGTTACAGCGTAGTATCTCTCGTTCTTACGAGAAAAATAAGAAAGGGGAAAGTTACTGTAAAACAAATAATGTAATCAAAAAGGAAAAACTTTTATTAAAACGAAATCACAGATTAACAAACATCCGTAAAAATTATTTAAATCAGACCATATCGGAGATCGTAGATCGAAAACCAAGATTTATATGTATTGAAGATCTGAATGTCAGCGGAATGATGAAAAACAGACATTTATCCAAAGCAGTTCAGGCACAGGGATTTTTTGGGTTTAGAAAACAGCTTGAATATAAGTGCAGCGATAAAGGGATCCAGCTTATTGTGGCTGATCGGTTTTATCCATCATCAAAGCTTTGCAGCTGTTGTGGAAACATCAAAAAAGATCTGAAGTTATCTGACAGAGTTTATAGATGTGCGTGTGGGAATATGATTGACAGAGATTTCCAGGCATCTATAAATCTCAAGACTTATGGAGAAAAATTTGCAAGCTGA
- a CDS encoding IS607 family transposase: protein MSKYYSIHEFSKIIGVSAQTLRNWDANGKLHPHHTTVSGYRYYSDEQLNQVINVKPKNRITIGYCRVSSHKQKDDLERQIDSVKTYLLEKGQPFEIISDIGFGINYKKKGLQELIRRISQNQVEKVVVLYKDRLLRFGFELIEYIASLYNCEIEIIDNTEKSEQQELIEDLVQIITVFSCKLQGKRANKAKKLIRELIQEETDGKSHKSNADTKQCTEN, encoded by the coding sequence TTGAGTAAATATTATTCTATACATGAATTTTCAAAAATTATAGGCGTATCTGCCCAGACATTACGAAATTGGGATGCCAATGGAAAACTTCATCCGCATCATACTACAGTAAGTGGCTATAGATATTATTCTGATGAGCAACTCAACCAGGTAATAAATGTAAAGCCTAAAAACCGCATTACAATTGGATATTGTCGCGTTTCCAGCCATAAACAGAAAGATGATCTGGAACGACAGATTGATAGTGTTAAGACATATCTTCTGGAAAAAGGACAGCCATTTGAGATAATAAGTGATATCGGTTTCGGGATTAATTATAAGAAAAAAGGACTTCAGGAATTGATCAGGCGAATATCTCAAAATCAGGTTGAAAAGGTTGTTGTTTTATATAAAGACCGGCTATTACGATTTGGTTTTGAGCTGATAGAATATATCGCTTCACTTTATAATTGTGAGATTGAGATTATTGATAATACTGAAAAATCCGAACAGCAGGAACTTATTGAAGATCTGGTTCAGATAATCACAGTATTCAGTTGTAAATTACAAGGAAAACGAGCGAATAAAGCTAAGAAACTTATCCGTGAACTGATACAGGAGGAAACAGATGGTAAAAGCCATAAAAGTAATGCTGATACCAAACAATGTACAGAAAACTAA
- a CDS encoding PPC domain-containing DNA-binding protein — MDYRKFGECYYIRMDRDDEIISTILEICKKENIRSATFSGIGGCKDAEIQTFIPETGSFEEQRISGMLELVSLNGNVVTGENNTCYHHTHAVFSYKDGERHCMAAGHMKSITVLYTAEIELHPVTGGTIRRKYDPETGTGFWDFN; from the coding sequence ATGGACTACAGAAAATTCGGTGAATGCTATTACATAAGAATGGATCGTGATGACGAAATTATCAGTACAATCCTCGAAATATGTAAAAAAGAAAATATCAGATCAGCCACTTTTTCCGGAATCGGAGGATGCAAGGATGCAGAAATCCAGACCTTTATCCCAGAGACAGGCAGCTTCGAAGAACAGCGCATTTCTGGAATGCTTGAGTTGGTATCTTTAAATGGAAACGTGGTCACAGGTGAAAATAATACCTGTTACCATCATACCCATGCAGTATTTTCTTATAAAGATGGTGAACGACATTGCATGGCAGCAGGTCATATGAAATCAATTACTGTACTGTATACTGCAGAAATCGAACTTCATCCGGTAACAGGCGGAACTATCCGCCGCAAATATGATCCTGAAACAGGGACTGGATTCTGGGATTTTAACTAG
- a CDS encoding sugar-binding transcriptional regulator: MEDIKKYENMTVQEKWSILAMVANLYYNSEMTQNEIADRMYTSRSKISRMLKEARELGIVEISIKEPWERDLNLEKEIQQTYGVKTVRVVSSRDTGKEQITSRLSEVSAYYLDSVVKEKMVVGISWGNTLYHIVKYIDANNKKNIPITVVPIMGASNVKRPERDAMDLAKDLASAYGGTYQYIYAPLFVKNRELKEILIQDDTIKTALQLAQNADVILTSVGSVEYKTWENYLGESTFHLLGNKGAVGHIGGHFYDINGKEINTSLNDRMIGIGYDDLKRCKNVVCVAYGEAKAAAVAGALRGGFINTLIIDSACGEKLL, from the coding sequence ATGGAAGACATAAAAAAATATGAAAATATGACCGTTCAGGAGAAATGGAGCATTCTGGCCATGGTAGCGAATTTATATTACAATTCAGAAATGACACAAAATGAAATTGCAGACAGGATGTATACATCCAGATCCAAAATTTCCAGAATGCTGAAAGAAGCAAGAGAACTCGGTATTGTAGAAATTTCCATTAAAGAACCCTGGGAACGTGACTTGAATCTGGAAAAAGAAATCCAACAGACTTACGGTGTCAAAACAGTAAGAGTTGTTTCCTCAAGAGATACCGGCAAGGAACAGATTACCAGCCGTCTGTCAGAAGTTTCCGCATATTATCTGGATTCTGTTGTTAAAGAAAAGATGGTAGTAGGAATCTCATGGGGAAATACCCTTTATCATATAGTGAAATATATTGATGCAAATAATAAGAAAAATATTCCTATTACAGTGGTTCCGATTATGGGTGCCTCAAATGTGAAACGTCCGGAACGGGATGCCATGGATCTGGCAAAAGACCTGGCGTCTGCATACGGTGGAACATATCAGTATATTTATGCCCCTCTTTTTGTGAAAAATAGAGAATTAAAAGAAATTCTTATTCAGGATGATACTATTAAAACAGCTCTGCAGCTTGCACAGAATGCAGATGTAATTCTGACAAGTGTCGGTTCTGTGGAATATAAAACCTGGGAGAATTACCTTGGGGAAAGCACTTTTCATCTTCTGGGAAATAAAGGAGCGGTTGGACATATTGGCGGTCATTTCTATGATATCAATGGGAAAGAAATCAACACTTCTTTAAATGACAGAATGATAGGAATTGGGTATGATGATTTGAAGAGGTGTAAAAATGTAGTCTGTGTTGCTTATGGAGAAGCAAAAGCAGCAGCTGTTGCAGGTGCTTTGCGAGGTGGTTTTATTAATACGCTGATCATTGATTCTGCCTGTGGCGAGAAATTGCTGTAA
- a CDS encoding L-ribulose-5-phosphate 4-epimerase: protein MLEELKQRVYEANMQLPVHGLVTFTWGNVSEIDRETGYFAIKPSGVPYEKLKPEDMVIMDLNGNKIEGKYNPSSDTPTHIELYKAFPEIGGIVHTHSSYATSWAQAGRDIPCYGTTHADYIYGEVPCLRCLTKEEIDQAYEQNTGILIVNEFRKMKKDILAVPAVLCKNHGPFTWGKDGMEAVHNAVVLEECAKMAMRAELINSQVKPAPQELQDKHYYRKHGANAYYGQNV, encoded by the coding sequence ATGTTAGAAGAACTGAAACAACGGGTATATGAAGCGAATATGCAGCTCCCTGTACATGGTCTGGTTACATTTACCTGGGGAAATGTCAGCGAAATTGACAGAGAAACAGGCTATTTCGCCATTAAACCAAGTGGTGTACCATATGAAAAATTAAAACCGGAAGACATGGTTATCATGGATCTGAACGGAAATAAAATTGAGGGCAAATATAATCCATCCTCCGATACTCCGACTCATATTGAACTTTACAAAGCATTTCCGGAAATCGGCGGTATTGTGCATACTCACTCGTCCTATGCAACAAGCTGGGCACAGGCAGGAAGAGACATCCCATGCTACGGTACCACTCATGCAGACTATATTTATGGAGAAGTCCCATGTCTCAGATGTCTTACAAAAGAAGAAATTGACCAGGCATATGAGCAAAATACAGGTATTCTGATTGTCAATGAATTCAGGAAAATGAAAAAAGATATTCTTGCAGTTCCGGCAGTCTTATGCAAAAATCATGGTCCATTCACCTGGGGGAAAGACGGTATGGAAGCAGTTCACAATGCAGTAGTCCTTGAAGAATGCGCCAAAATGGCAATGCGTGCCGAACTTATCAATTCACAGGTAAAACCTGCACCGCAGGAATTACAGGATAAACATTATTATAGAAAACACGGTGCAAATGCATACTACGGACAGAACGTGTGA
- a CDS encoding PTS ascorbate transporter subunit IIC: MAGLNSIFNFLTSNILTRAELFVGLIILLGYILQRKKWYECVGGFFKGVIGYLILMAGANGLITTFRPILVGLNERFQLNAVVIDPYFGLNAANEALESIGCSAAWAMTSLLIAFIWNIILLIFKKWTKLRTLLLTGHIMVQQATTVTWIVFLFIPYLRNITGAILVGMLVGTYQAVSSNLTVDACLNLTDGKDRFAIGHQQMVAVWITDKVAHIFGKKENSIENLKFPGFLKMFEDNITATSTLMLVFFGTIMAILGEDFMRQIDSGFAETTAFPVYILIQSLYFTVYLQILNMGVKLFVGELTASFKGISDKLLPGAVPAVDCAVAFNYAPGNAVTIGFLCGMVGQVIAILGLIVFHSPVIIIMGFTTVFFDNAIIAIFANKRGGVKAAMIIPFICGLIQVLLGAVTVWLVELVPYGGWHGTTDFSTVWLGISALLKWLGLPGAIIAIILMLLVPQIQYAKSDKENYF; the protein is encoded by the coding sequence ATGGCAGGTTTGAATTCCATATTTAATTTTTTAACAAGCAATATCCTGACAAGAGCAGAGCTTTTTGTAGGTCTGATCATCTTGCTTGGATATATTCTTCAGCGAAAAAAATGGTACGAATGTGTAGGCGGATTTTTCAAGGGTGTGATCGGATACCTGATCCTGATGGCAGGTGCAAATGGACTGATCACCACATTCCGTCCGATCCTTGTTGGATTAAATGAAAGATTTCAGTTAAATGCAGTTGTAATTGATCCGTATTTTGGACTGAATGCTGCAAATGAAGCATTAGAGAGTATCGGCTGCTCTGCTGCATGGGCAATGACATCACTTCTTATTGCATTTATCTGGAACATTATTTTACTGATTTTCAAAAAGTGGACGAAGCTGAGAACACTTCTTCTCACCGGACATATTATGGTGCAGCAGGCTACTACAGTTACCTGGATCGTATTTCTGTTTATTCCATATTTGAGAAATATTACAGGTGCGATCCTGGTAGGAATGCTGGTAGGTACTTATCAGGCAGTCAGCTCCAATCTTACAGTAGATGCCTGTCTCAACCTTACAGACGGAAAAGACAGATTTGCAATTGGGCATCAGCAGATGGTTGCAGTATGGATCACGGATAAAGTAGCACACATATTCGGAAAAAAAGAAAACTCCATTGAAAACCTTAAATTTCCGGGATTCCTCAAGATGTTTGAGGACAACATTACTGCAACATCTACTTTAATGCTTGTGTTTTTCGGAACCATCATGGCAATCCTCGGTGAAGATTTCATGCGCCAGATTGACAGCGGATTTGCAGAAACAACGGCTTTTCCGGTATATATTCTGATTCAGTCATTATATTTTACCGTATATCTTCAGATTTTAAATATGGGTGTGAAGCTCTTTGTAGGTGAACTGACAGCGTCATTCAAGGGAATTTCAGATAAACTTCTCCCGGGTGCAGTTCCAGCAGTAGACTGCGCAGTTGCATTCAACTATGCACCGGGAAATGCAGTAACCATCGGATTCCTCTGTGGAATGGTAGGACAGGTGATTGCAATTCTGGGACTCATCGTGTTCCATTCCCCGGTTATCATTATCATGGGATTTACTACAGTATTCTTTGACAACGCTATTATCGCTATTTTTGCAAACAAACGGGGCGGTGTAAAAGCAGCCATGATCATCCCGTTTATCTGTGGCCTGATCCAGGTACTGCTGGGCGCAGTTACTGTATGGCTTGTAGAACTGGTGCCGTACGGCGGATGGCATGGAACAACTGACTTCTCGACTGTATGGCTTGGAATTTCTGCACTGTTGAAATGGCTTGGACTTCCAGGTGCGATCATCGCTATCATACTGATGCTTCTGGTTCCGCAGATCCAGTATGCAAAATCGGATAAAGAAAATTATTTTTAG
- a CDS encoding FGGY-family carbohydrate kinase, with product MNVLVIDVGTSSMRGILFEHQGKCLTEKQEFYQATYLENSWVEQNPADWENALYSILKQSVAEAENMGEKIDAISITSQRSSVIPVDENIRPLSNAIMWQDKRTNYICESMENLNDKVFSLCGSRVNPVFSGSKMMWIREERPEIYAKTYKFMVIPDYLIYLMTGRICTDYTYGSRSLLMNIRTHEWDDELLEIFHVEKEKLCELVEPGSVCGHITKAFAEITGCQEGIPVITAGGDQQCGAIGQGVVKKGVMSVTTGTGGYLITATDQVPENLEQDAICNFSSVKGQYILESSVLTCCSAFDWFRRQFYPDSSFDEINREVEQTPIGSHGCLCVPYFMGRSTPDWNNMAKAEFANVTLGTTKQDMLRSLLEGICYEIRNGIDIMNKYVKVSDIYINGGLSNSVPFNDIQTNVYGMKIIRRGKADATARGALMIAVTAMGIFENVEKAFECISRQDEVKIYLPDDKKILEYERYRAQMNRIYKRVWGEKQKDGRFEFHI from the coding sequence ATGAATGTACTGGTTATTGATGTAGGAACATCAAGTATGCGAGGAATACTTTTTGAACATCAGGGAAAATGTCTGACAGAGAAGCAGGAATTCTATCAGGCCACCTATCTGGAAAACAGCTGGGTAGAACAGAATCCTGCAGACTGGGAAAATGCATTGTACAGCATTTTGAAACAGTCCGTAGCAGAAGCTGAGAATATGGGAGAGAAGATTGATGCAATTTCCATTACTTCACAGCGTTCTTCTGTAATTCCGGTAGATGAGAATATCCGTCCGCTGAGTAATGCGATCATGTGGCAGGATAAAAGAACAAATTATATCTGCGAATCTATGGAAAACCTGAATGACAAGGTATTTTCTCTATGCGGTTCCAGAGTCAATCCGGTGTTTTCCGGCTCCAAGATGATGTGGATTCGTGAAGAACGTCCGGAAATCTATGCAAAAACATATAAATTCATGGTCATCCCGGATTATCTCATTTATCTGATGACCGGACGTATCTGCACAGATTATACATATGGAAGTCGTTCACTTCTGATGAACATCCGTACTCATGAATGGGATGATGAACTTCTGGAAATTTTTCATGTAGAAAAAGAAAAATTGTGCGAACTGGTAGAGCCGGGAAGTGTCTGCGGACATATTACAAAAGCCTTTGCAGAGATCACGGGATGTCAGGAAGGAATTCCTGTGATCACAGCTGGAGGTGACCAGCAGTGTGGAGCCATCGGACAGGGAGTAGTCAAAAAAGGTGTCATGTCTGTAACAACCGGAACAGGTGGCTATCTTATCACAGCAACAGATCAGGTGCCGGAAAATCTGGAACAGGATGCAATCTGCAACTTCTCATCTGTAAAAGGCCAGTATATTCTGGAATCCAGTGTATTAACCTGCTGTTCTGCATTTGACTGGTTCAGAAGACAGTTTTATCCGGACAGTTCTTTTGATGAGATTAACCGTGAAGTAGAACAGACACCGATCGGTTCACACGGATGTCTCTGTGTTCCATACTTTATGGGAAGATCCACACCGGACTGGAACAATATGGCAAAAGCAGAGTTTGCAAATGTAACTCTCGGAACAACAAAGCAGGATATGCTGAGAAGCCTTCTGGAGGGAATCTGCTATGAAATCCGCAATGGAATCGATATTATGAACAAATATGTAAAAGTTTCTGACATCTACATCAATGGAGGTCTTTCCAACAGCGTTCCATTCAATGACATACAGACCAATGTCTATGGTATGAAGATCATCCGCAGAGGAAAAGCAGATGCCACAGCCAGAGGGGCACTTATGATCGCAGTCACAGCAATGGGAATTTTTGAGAATGTAGAAAAAGCATTTGAGTGTATCAGCCGTCAGGATGAAGTGAAAATTTATCTTCCTGATGATAAAAAGATTCTGGAATACGAAAGATACAGAGCACAGATGAACCGTATTTATAAGAGAGTGTGGGGGGAGAAGCAAAAAGATGGCAGGTTTGAATTCCATATTTAA